The Halococcus salifodinae DSM 8989 genome has a segment encoding these proteins:
- a CDS encoding P-II family nitrogen regulator — translation MKKGQWRGEEYTVDLHQKVKVECVVADIAAEDVVDAIVERAATGEPGDGKVFVMPVENAAQIRNDVRGTDAV, via the coding sequence GTGAAGAAAGGCCAGTGGCGCGGTGAAGAGTACACGGTTGACCTCCACCAGAAGGTCAAAGTCGAATGCGTCGTCGCGGATATCGCCGCCGAGGATGTCGTTGATGCCATCGTTGAACGTGCCGCGACTGGCGAACCCGGTGATGGAAAGGTGTTCGTCATGCCGGTAGAGAACGCTGCTCAGATTCGAAATGACGTTCGTGGAACAGATGCAGTATAA
- a CDS encoding Lrp/AsnC family transcriptional regulator — translation MNALSREQWGGLSTFAETLGVPVSTIQDRVQHLENTGVITGYIPRLNYEAFGFDVTAIFELCVAVNALTEITSRLREKQRLMTIYRVTGDYDFVAVGRYESPTEMNEQVHAFVTNPDIKRTNANVVFETIREFEPMKFE, via the coding sequence TTGAACGCCCTCTCTCGAGAGCAGTGGGGCGGTCTGAGTACGTTTGCGGAAACACTCGGTGTCCCCGTCTCGACCATTCAGGATCGCGTTCAGCACCTCGAGAACACCGGCGTCATCACAGGCTATATTCCTCGTCTGAACTACGAAGCATTCGGATTCGATGTGACCGCGATTTTCGAGTTATGTGTTGCGGTTAACGCGCTGACCGAGATCACCTCGAGGCTTCGAGAAAAGCAGCGGTTGATGACTATCTATCGAGTTACTGGTGATTATGATTTCGTTGCAGTCGGACGGTACGAGAGTCCCACCGAAATGAACGAGCAAGTCCATGCGTTCGTGACTAATCCCGATATCAAGCGGACGAATGCGAACGTGGTGTTCGAGACGATCCGTGAATTCGAGCCGATGAAATTCGAGTGA
- a CDS encoding helix-turn-helix transcriptional regulator — MDAALEEIEFLALSANRVEVLTVLTEDAYTRRELGNHTDASQPTLGRVLNDLRNRQWITRDGEAYTATATGQLVAAQFTELWETVQTELKLREVVEWLPAEPLGFDVRRLSDATITVPSQTKPGAPVQRVLELLRASNHVSIFSHAFNERSLAVVHQRTLAGDQTFNGVFSPAAVDALAHDSSLRQQLQDLLASEDAEIRLHTDAIPLAVTITDDVTHLLLRDEDGLLRAAVDTDDEHVLSWAHERHEQYWNEATPLDPATLTDE; from the coding sequence ATGGATGCTGCACTCGAAGAAATCGAGTTCCTGGCGTTGTCGGCGAATCGCGTCGAGGTACTCACCGTTCTCACGGAGGATGCGTACACGCGTCGTGAGCTCGGAAACCACACTGATGCCTCACAACCAACGCTCGGACGGGTGCTCAACGATCTCCGGAACCGACAGTGGATAACTCGCGACGGCGAGGCCTACACTGCAACGGCGACCGGTCAGCTCGTCGCAGCACAGTTTACGGAGCTGTGGGAGACCGTACAGACGGAGCTGAAACTCCGGGAAGTCGTCGAATGGTTGCCGGCGGAACCACTGGGATTCGATGTTCGACGACTCAGTGACGCCACGATCACGGTCCCGAGCCAAACGAAGCCGGGCGCACCTGTCCAGCGCGTGCTCGAACTCCTCCGTGCGTCGAACCACGTCAGTATTTTTTCGCACGCGTTCAACGAACGGAGCCTCGCTGTCGTTCATCAGCGGACACTCGCAGGCGACCAAACTTTCAACGGGGTATTTTCGCCGGCCGCCGTCGACGCACTCGCTCACGACTCGTCGCTGCGCCAGCAGCTCCAGGATTTGCTCGCTTCTGAGGACGCCGAGATCCGTCTCCATACCGACGCCATCCCACTTGCGGTGACGATCACCGATGACGTGACCCATCTGTTGTTGCGCGACGAGGACGGACTGTTGCGAGCGGCCGTGGATACTGACGACGAACACGTTCTTTCGTGGGCGCACGAGCGACACGAGCAGTACTGGAACGAGGCAACGCCACTCGATCCTGCAACGCTGACCGACGAGTAA
- a CDS encoding DMT family transporter codes for MASRYRVLGLFVVASTLFGGTFVAAKGGLAYFPPLLFVAFRFDIGTALMLPYVLVRFPREKWLPRTRADVAGILAAGVFTIGLTNAFIFVGQQSVTSGVGAIFMSLNPILTPVFAAVLVSDEGFSRYDAGGMLLGFVGVVLVASIDPTNLFDGAVIGKAVLLAGAVCGGLGGVLIRRADSSLPSSVRTAWGLPIGALLCHFMSLAAGEQPALIEWTPAGLVALGYVGVFSGALAFIAYFGLLDEVGAIRGNMIFYVVPIVATLGGWVLLGETISPLTIAGFVTIVCGFAIIGREPITTELARFRAYIGAKLGSATEQMATVARTDPNWGEQD; via the coding sequence ATGGCGTCACGGTATCGTGTACTTGGCCTCTTTGTCGTCGCGAGCACGCTCTTCGGGGGAACCTTCGTTGCTGCCAAGGGTGGACTGGCGTATTTCCCTCCCTTGCTCTTCGTCGCCTTCCGGTTCGATATCGGGACGGCGTTGATGCTTCCGTACGTGCTTGTGCGATTTCCCCGAGAGAAGTGGCTCCCTCGGACCCGCGCTGATGTTGCGGGGATTCTCGCTGCCGGTGTGTTCACGATCGGTTTGACGAACGCGTTCATCTTCGTCGGACAGCAGTCCGTGACCAGTGGCGTCGGGGCGATCTTTATGAGTCTCAACCCCATCCTGACACCGGTGTTCGCAGCCGTGTTGGTGTCAGACGAAGGCTTCTCCCGCTACGATGCCGGCGGAATGCTGCTTGGCTTCGTCGGTGTGGTGCTGGTCGCCAGCATCGACCCGACCAACCTGTTCGATGGAGCCGTCATCGGCAAGGCCGTGCTCCTTGCTGGGGCCGTGTGCGGTGGGCTAGGAGGGGTTCTCATTCGACGGGCGGATTCGTCGCTACCGAGCAGTGTCCGTACCGCTTGGGGGCTCCCGATCGGGGCACTACTCTGTCATTTCATGAGTCTCGCAGCCGGCGAACAGCCAGCGTTAATCGAGTGGACACCGGCGGGGCTGGTCGCGCTCGGCTACGTTGGCGTGTTCTCGGGTGCGCTTGCCTTTATTGCGTACTTCGGGCTCTTGGACGAGGTCGGCGCGATCCGCGGCAACATGATTTTCTATGTGGTCCCGATCGTCGCGACACTCGGTGGCTGGGTACTCCTCGGGGAGACAATCTCGCCGCTCACGATCGCCGGGTTCGTGACGATCGTGTGCGGCTTCGCGATCATCGGTCGTGAGCCGATCACGACGGAACTCGCCCGGTTTCGAGCGTACATCGGGGCCAAATTAGGCTCGGCTACCGAGCAAATGGCCACTGTTGCCCGCACAGATCCCAACTGGGGGGAACAAGATTGA